A genomic stretch from Georgenia muralis includes:
- the rplP gene encoding 50S ribosomal protein L16, with the protein MLIPRRTKHRKQHHPTRRGVAKGGTEISFGDFGIQALEPAYVTNRQIEAARIAMTRHIKRGGKVWINIFPDRPLTKKPAETRMGSGKGSPEWWIANVKPGRIMFELAGVDEELAREAMSRAQHKLPMKTRFVSREGGES; encoded by the coding sequence GTGCTCATCCCCCGGCGGACCAAGCACCGCAAGCAGCACCACCCCACGCGTCGCGGCGTGGCCAAGGGTGGCACCGAGATCTCGTTCGGCGACTTCGGCATCCAGGCCCTCGAGCCCGCCTACGTCACCAACCGGCAGATCGAGGCCGCCCGTATCGCCATGACGCGTCACATCAAGCGTGGTGGAAAGGTGTGGATCAACATCTTCCCCGACCGCCCGCTGACGAAGAAGCCCGCCGAGACCCGCATGGGCTCCGGCAAGGGCTCGCCGGAGTGGTGGATCGCCAACGTCAAGCCCGGCCGCATCATGTTCGAGCTGGCCGGCGTGGATGAGGAGCTCGCCCGCGAGGCCATGAGCCGCGCGCAGCACAAGCTCCCGATGAAGACTCGCTTCGTGAGTCGTGAGGGTGGTGAGAGCTGA
- the rpsQ gene encoding 30S ribosomal protein S17 translates to MSENTAPAEGDTTRSTDRKTARGYVVSDKMDKTVVVEVEDRVKHALYGKVIRRTRRVKAHDENGEAHVGDLVRIMETRPLSATKRFRLVEILEKAK, encoded by the coding sequence GTGAGCGAGAACACCGCGCCCGCCGAGGGCGACACCACGCGCAGCACCGACCGCAAGACGGCCCGGGGCTACGTGGTCAGCGACAAGATGGACAAGACCGTGGTGGTCGAGGTCGAGGACCGCGTCAAGCACGCCCTCTACGGCAAGGTCATCCGCCGCACCCGTCGGGTCAAGGCCCACGACGAGAACGGCGAGGCCCACGTCGGCGACCTCGTCCGGATCATGGAGACCCGGCCGCTGTCCGCCACCAAGCGCTTCCGCCTCGTCGAGATCCTCGAGAAGGCCAAGTAA
- the rplN gene encoding 50S ribosomal protein L14, producing MIQQESRLKVADNTGAKEILCIRVLGGSGRRYAGIGDVIVATVKDAIPGGNVKKGDVVKAVVVRTTKERRRPDGSYIKFDENAAVILKNDGDPRGTRIFGPVGRELRDKKFMRIISLAPEVL from the coding sequence ATGATCCAGCAGGAGTCGCGGCTGAAGGTCGCCGACAACACCGGTGCGAAGGAGATCCTCTGCATCCGTGTGCTCGGCGGCTCCGGCCGGCGCTATGCCGGCATCGGCGACGTCATCGTCGCCACCGTCAAGGACGCCATCCCCGGCGGCAACGTCAAGAAGGGCGACGTCGTCAAGGCGGTCGTGGTCCGCACCACCAAGGAGCGCCGTCGTCCCGACGGCTCGTACATCAAGTTCGACGAGAACGCGGCCGTCATCCTCAAGAACGACGGCGACCCGCGCGGTACCCGCATCTTCGGGCCCGTGGGGCGCGAGCTGCGAGACAAGAAGTTCATGCGCATCATTTCTCTGGCGCCGGAGGTGCTCTGA
- the rplB gene encoding 50S ribosomal protein L2, producing the protein MGIRKYKPTTPGRRGSSVADFVEITRSEPEKSLVRPLTKTGGRNSTGRITTRHKGGGHKRAYRVIDFRRHDKDGVPAKVAHIEYDPNRTARIALLHYADGEKRYILAPNKLQQGDRIENGAGADIKPGNNLPLRNIPVGTVIHAIELKPGGGAKIARSAGASVQLVAKEGRFAQLRMPSGEIRNVDVRCRASVGEVGNAEQSNINWGKAGRMRWKGKRPTVRGVVMNPVDHPHGGGEGKTSGGRHPVSPWGQPEGRTRRPNKPSDKLIVRRRRTGKKR; encoded by the coding sequence ATGGGAATCCGTAAGTACAAGCCGACGACGCCGGGCCGCCGCGGTTCGAGCGTGGCCGACTTCGTCGAGATCACCCGGTCCGAGCCGGAGAAGTCGCTGGTCCGTCCGCTGACCAAGACCGGTGGGCGCAACTCCACCGGCCGGATCACCACCCGGCACAAGGGTGGCGGCCACAAGCGTGCGTACCGCGTCATCGACTTCCGCCGTCACGACAAGGACGGCGTGCCGGCGAAGGTCGCCCACATCGAGTACGACCCCAACCGCACCGCGCGCATCGCACTGCTGCACTACGCCGACGGCGAGAAGCGCTACATCCTCGCCCCGAACAAGCTGCAGCAGGGCGACCGCATCGAGAACGGCGCGGGCGCGGACATCAAGCCCGGCAACAACCTGCCGCTGCGCAACATCCCGGTCGGTACGGTCATCCACGCCATCGAGCTCAAGCCCGGTGGCGGCGCGAAGATCGCCCGCTCGGCCGGTGCGTCGGTCCAGCTCGTCGCCAAGGAGGGCCGCTTCGCGCAGCTGCGCATGCCCTCCGGCGAGATCCGCAACGTCGACGTGCGCTGCCGCGCCTCCGTCGGCGAGGTGGGCAACGCCGAGCAGTCGAACATCAACTGGGGCAAGGCCGGCCGCATGCGGTGGAAGGGCAAGCGCCCCACCGTCCGCGGCGTCGTCATGAACCCGGTGGACCACCCGCACGGTGGTGGCGAGGGCAAGACCTCCGGTGGCCGTCACCCGGTCAGCCCGTGGGGCCAGCCCGAGGGCCGCACCCGCCGTCCGAACAAGCCGAGCGACAAGCTCATCGTGCGCCGTCGCCGTACCGGCAAGAAGCGCTGA
- the rplE gene encoding 50S ribosomal protein L5, translated as MSETTTTALPRLKQRYRDEIVAGLREEFQHANVNEVAGLTKIVVNMGVGDAARDSKLIEGAIRDLAQITGQKPQVTKARKSIAQFKLREGQPIGAHVTLRGDRMWEFLDRLLSLALPRIRDFRGLSPKQFDGHGNYTFGLTEQSMFHEIDQDKIDRVRGMDITVVTSATTDDEGRSLLRRLGFPFKED; from the coding sequence ATGAGCGAGACCACCACCACCGCACTGCCGCGCCTCAAGCAGCGCTACCGCGACGAGATCGTCGCCGGGCTGCGCGAGGAGTTCCAGCACGCCAACGTCAACGAGGTCGCCGGCCTGACCAAGATCGTGGTCAACATGGGCGTGGGGGACGCCGCGCGCGACTCCAAGCTCATCGAGGGCGCGATCCGCGACCTGGCCCAGATCACCGGTCAGAAGCCGCAGGTGACCAAGGCCCGCAAGTCCATCGCCCAGTTCAAGCTGCGCGAGGGCCAGCCCATCGGCGCCCACGTCACCCTTCGCGGGGACCGCATGTGGGAGTTCCTCGACCGGCTGCTGTCCCTGGCGCTGCCCCGTATCCGCGACTTCCGCGGGCTGAGCCCGAAGCAGTTCGACGGCCACGGGAACTACACCTTCGGTCTGACCGAGCAGTCGATGTTCCACGAGATCGACCAGGACAAGATCGACCGCGTGCGCGGCATGGACATCACGGTCGTCACCTCGGCCACCACCGACGACGAGGGTCGCTCGCTGCTGCGTCGCCTCGGATTCCCTTTCAAGGAGGACTGA
- the rpsC gene encoding 30S ribosomal protein S3: MGQKVNPTGFRLGITTDHRSRWFADSTKVGQRYRDYVREDVAIRRLMSAGMERAGIAKVDIERTRDRVRVDLHTARPGIVIGRRGAEADRLRGELEKLTGKQVQLNILEVKNPEMDAQLVAQGIAEQLASRVSFRRAMRKGMQSAQRAGAKGIRVQCAGRLGGAEMSRSEFYREGRVPLHTLRANIDYGFFEARTTFGRIGVKVWIYKGDMTEKDYAREQAEGGSRGAPRGRGGERRGAPRRDGAPREGAPRDARTQAAPAQEAPASESGAASTGTEA; the protein is encoded by the coding sequence GTGGGTCAGAAGGTCAACCCGACCGGGTTCCGACTCGGCATCACCACAGACCACCGTTCGCGCTGGTTCGCGGACTCGACCAAGGTCGGCCAGCGCTACCGCGACTACGTGCGCGAGGACGTGGCGATCCGTCGCCTCATGTCCGCCGGCATGGAGCGCGCCGGCATCGCCAAGGTCGACATCGAGCGCACCCGCGACCGGGTCCGCGTCGACCTGCACACCGCCCGCCCGGGCATCGTCATCGGGCGCCGCGGTGCGGAGGCCGACCGGCTGCGCGGCGAGCTCGAGAAGCTCACGGGCAAGCAGGTCCAGCTGAACATCCTCGAGGTCAAGAACCCCGAGATGGACGCCCAGCTGGTCGCCCAGGGCATCGCCGAGCAGCTCGCCTCCCGCGTGTCGTTCCGCCGCGCCATGCGCAAGGGCATGCAGTCCGCCCAGCGCGCCGGCGCCAAGGGCATCCGGGTGCAGTGCGCCGGTCGCCTCGGCGGCGCGGAGATGTCGCGCTCGGAGTTCTACCGCGAGGGCCGCGTGCCGCTGCACACCCTGCGCGCGAACATCGACTACGGCTTCTTCGAGGCCCGCACCACCTTCGGCCGCATCGGCGTGAAGGTGTGGATCTACAAGGGCGACATGACCGAGAAGGACTACGCCCGCGAGCAGGCCGAGGGCGGCTCCCGCGGAGCCCCGCGTGGCCGTGGTGGCGAGCGTCGTGGCGCCCCGCGCCGCGACGGCGCCCCCCGCGAGGGCGCTCCCCGCGACGCCCGCACCCAGGCCGCCCCGGCCCAGGAGGCCCCCGCCTCCGAGTCCGGCGCGGCGTCGACCGGAACGGAGGCCTGA
- a CDS encoding type Z 30S ribosomal protein S14 produces MAKTALIQKANRKPKFGVRGYSRCQRCGRPRAVYRKFGLCRVCLREMALRGELPGITKSSW; encoded by the coding sequence ATGGCGAAGACCGCTCTGATCCAGAAGGCCAACCGGAAGCCGAAGTTCGGCGTCCGCGGCTACAGCCGGTGCCAGCGCTGCGGGCGTCCGCGCGCGGTCTACCGCAAGTTCGGACTGTGCCGTGTCTGCCTGCGCGAGATGGCGCTGCGCGGCGAGCTGCCCGGTATCACCAAGTCCAGCTGGTAA
- the rplD gene encoding 50S ribosomal protein L4: MATTQTVDVLDAAGEKAGSAELPAEVFDVQTNVPLIHQVVVAQLAAARQGTHSTKTRGEVRGGGRKPYKQKGTGRARQGSTRAPQFAGGGVVHGPQPRDYSQRTPKKMKAAALRGALSDRARAGRVHVVSGLVDAGAERLTRTAVSALRTIVADRTALVVVERSDEHTVLALRNVPTVHLLWVDQLNTYDVLVNDDVVFTSGALETFLGGPKAEEETK, encoded by the coding sequence ATGGCTACCACGCAGACCGTCGACGTGCTCGACGCCGCGGGCGAGAAGGCCGGCTCGGCCGAGCTCCCCGCCGAGGTGTTCGACGTCCAGACGAACGTGCCGCTGATCCACCAGGTCGTCGTCGCGCAGCTCGCCGCCGCGCGCCAGGGCACGCATTCCACCAAGACCCGCGGCGAGGTCCGCGGCGGTGGCCGCAAGCCCTACAAGCAGAAGGGCACCGGCCGCGCTCGGCAGGGCTCGACCCGCGCCCCGCAGTTCGCCGGCGGTGGCGTCGTCCACGGCCCGCAGCCGCGCGACTACAGCCAGCGCACCCCCAAGAAGATGAAGGCCGCCGCCCTGCGCGGGGCCCTGTCGGACCGGGCCCGCGCCGGCCGCGTGCACGTCGTCTCCGGCCTCGTCGACGCCGGCGCCGAGCGCCTGACCCGCACCGCGGTCAGCGCCCTGCGCACCATCGTCGCCGACCGGACCGCCCTCGTGGTGGTCGAGCGCAGCGACGAGCACACCGTCCTCGCGCTGCGCAACGTGCCCACCGTGCACCTGCTGTGGGTCGACCAGCTCAACACCTACGACGTCCTGGTCAACGACGACGTCGTGTTCACCTCCGGTGCGCTCGAGACCTTCCTCGGCGGCCCGAAGGCCGAGGAGGAGACCAAGTGA
- the tuf gene encoding elongation factor Tu: protein MAKAKFERTKPHVNIGTIGHVDHGKTTLTAAITKVLADKYPDLNKFTPFDQVDNAPEERQRGITINVSHVEYQTEKRHYAHVDAPGHADYIKNMITGAAQMDGAILVVAATDGPMAQTREHVLLARQVGVPYLLVALNKSDMVEDEEILELVEMEVRELLTAQGFPGDDVPVVRVSALKALEGDPEWVKSVEELMEAVDENVPDPVRDIDKPFLMPIEDVFTITGRGTVVTGRVERGQLKVNEEVEIVGIHPEKMKTIVTGIEMFRKLLDTADAGENVGLLLRGTKREEVERGQVVCKPGSITPHTNFEGQVYILAKDEGGRHNPFYSNYRPQFYFRTTDVTGVITLPEGTEMVMPGDNTDMTVELIQPIAMEEGLGFAIREGGRTVGSGRVTKILK, encoded by the coding sequence GTGGCGAAGGCCAAGTTCGAGCGGACCAAGCCGCACGTCAACATCGGCACGATCGGTCACGTCGACCACGGCAAGACGACGCTGACCGCGGCCATCACGAAGGTGCTGGCCGACAAGTACCCGGACCTGAACAAGTTCACCCCGTTCGACCAGGTCGACAACGCTCCTGAGGAGCGCCAGCGCGGCATCACGATCAACGTCTCCCACGTGGAGTACCAGACCGAGAAGCGCCACTACGCGCACGTCGACGCCCCGGGTCACGCCGACTACATCAAGAACATGATCACCGGTGCGGCGCAGATGGACGGCGCCATCCTCGTGGTCGCCGCCACCGACGGCCCGATGGCCCAGACCCGCGAGCACGTCCTGCTCGCCCGTCAGGTCGGCGTGCCGTACCTGCTCGTCGCGCTCAACAAGTCCGACATGGTCGAGGACGAGGAGATCCTCGAGCTCGTCGAGATGGAGGTCCGCGAGCTGCTGACCGCCCAGGGCTTCCCCGGCGACGACGTCCCCGTGGTCCGCGTCTCCGCGCTCAAGGCGCTCGAGGGCGACCCGGAGTGGGTCAAGTCCGTCGAGGAGCTCATGGAGGCCGTCGACGAGAACGTGCCGGACCCGGTGCGCGACATCGACAAGCCGTTCCTCATGCCGATCGAGGACGTCTTCACCATCACCGGTCGCGGCACCGTCGTCACCGGTCGTGTCGAGCGCGGCCAGCTCAAGGTGAACGAGGAGGTCGAGATCGTCGGGATCCACCCCGAGAAGATGAAGACCATCGTCACCGGCATCGAGATGTTCCGGAAGCTCCTCGACACCGCCGACGCGGGCGAGAACGTGGGCCTGCTGCTGCGTGGCACCAAGCGCGAGGAGGTCGAGCGCGGGCAGGTCGTCTGCAAGCCGGGTTCGATCACCCCGCACACCAACTTCGAGGGCCAGGTCTACATCCTGGCCAAGGACGAGGGTGGGCGTCACAACCCGTTCTACTCAAACTACCGCCCGCAGTTCTACTTCCGCACCACCGACGTCACCGGCGTCATCACGCTGCCCGAGGGCACCGAGATGGTCATGCCCGGCGACAACACCGACATGACGGTGGAGCTCATCCAGCCCATCGCCATGGAGGAGGGCCTCGGCTTCGCCATCCGTGAGGGTGGCCGGACCGTCGGCTCGGGCCGCGTCACCAAGATCCTCAAGTGA
- the fusA gene encoding elongation factor G: MALDVLTDLTKVRNIGIMAHIDAGKTTTTERILFYTGINYKIGETHDGASTMDWMEQEQERGITITSAATTCFWKNNQINIIDTPGHVDFTVEVERSLRVLDGAVAVFDGKEGVEPQSETVWRQADKYDVPRICFVNKMDKLGANFDFTVKTIVDRLKATPLVMQLPIGAESEFAGVIDLVEMRALTWRGEVKIGEDYEIEEIPADLRDKAEEYRNKLIEQVAEADEELLEKYLGGEEFTVAEIKRGVRALTVSSAAYPVFCGSAFKNKGIQPMLDAVIDYLPSPLDVPAVQGHDVKDEEVILERRPNETEPFSALAFKVASHPFFGKLTYVRVYSGTVAQGAQVMNSTKGKKERIGKMFQMHSNKENPIDEAHAGHIYAFIGLKDVTTGDTLCAQDAQIVLESMTFPEPVIHVAIEPKTKGDQEKLSTAIQKLAEEDPTFSVRLDEETGQTVIGGMGELHLDILVDRMRREFKVEANVGAPQVAYRETIRRKVDKIDYTHKKQTGGSGQFAKVQMSFEPMDTGEGDLYEFVNKVTGGRIPREYIPSVDAGIQDALQNGVLAGYPLVGVRAILLDGAYHEVDSSEMAFKIAGSMVLKEGVRKADPALLEPMMDVEVRTPEEYMGDVIGDLNSRRGMIQSMEDASGVKVVRALVPLSEMFGYVGDLRSKTQGRAVYSMQFDSYSEVPRNVAEEIIKKTRGE; encoded by the coding sequence GTGGCACTTGACGTGCTGACCGACCTGACCAAGGTCCGCAACATCGGCATCATGGCGCACATCGACGCCGGCAAGACGACGACGACCGAGCGGATCCTGTTCTACACCGGCATCAACTACAAGATCGGCGAGACCCACGACGGCGCCTCGACGATGGACTGGATGGAGCAGGAGCAGGAGCGCGGCATCACGATCACGTCCGCCGCGACGACCTGCTTCTGGAAGAACAACCAGATCAACATCATCGACACCCCCGGCCACGTGGACTTCACGGTCGAGGTCGAGCGCTCCCTGCGCGTCCTCGACGGCGCCGTCGCCGTCTTCGACGGCAAGGAGGGCGTCGAGCCCCAGTCCGAGACGGTGTGGCGCCAGGCCGACAAGTACGACGTGCCGCGCATCTGCTTCGTCAACAAGATGGACAAGCTCGGCGCGAACTTCGACTTCACGGTCAAGACGATCGTCGACCGGCTCAAGGCCACGCCGCTGGTCATGCAGCTGCCGATCGGCGCCGAGTCCGAGTTCGCCGGTGTCATCGACCTGGTCGAGATGCGCGCGCTGACCTGGCGCGGCGAGGTCAAGATCGGCGAGGACTACGAGATCGAGGAGATCCCGGCCGACCTGCGCGACAAGGCCGAGGAGTACCGCAACAAGCTCATCGAGCAGGTCGCCGAGGCCGACGAGGAGCTGCTCGAGAAGTATCTCGGCGGCGAGGAGTTCACCGTCGCGGAGATCAAGCGGGGCGTGCGCGCCCTGACCGTCTCGTCCGCGGCCTACCCGGTCTTCTGCGGCTCGGCGTTCAAGAACAAGGGCATCCAGCCCATGCTCGACGCCGTCATCGACTACCTCCCCTCCCCGCTCGACGTCCCGGCCGTCCAGGGCCACGACGTCAAGGACGAGGAGGTCATCCTCGAGCGCCGGCCCAACGAGACCGAGCCGTTCTCTGCGCTGGCCTTCAAGGTCGCGTCCCACCCCTTCTTCGGCAAGCTCACCTACGTGCGGGTCTACTCCGGCACGGTGGCGCAGGGCGCCCAGGTCATGAACTCGACCAAGGGGAAGAAGGAGCGCATCGGGAAGATGTTCCAGATGCACTCCAACAAGGAGAACCCGATCGACGAGGCCCACGCCGGCCACATCTACGCGTTCATCGGCCTCAAGGACGTCACCACCGGTGACACCCTGTGCGCCCAGGACGCCCAGATCGTCCTCGAGTCGATGACCTTCCCCGAGCCGGTCATCCACGTCGCGATCGAGCCGAAGACCAAGGGCGACCAGGAGAAGCTCTCCACCGCCATCCAGAAGCTCGCCGAGGAGGACCCCACCTTCTCCGTGCGCCTGGACGAGGAGACCGGCCAGACCGTCATCGGCGGCATGGGCGAGCTCCACCTCGACATCCTCGTCGACCGCATGCGTCGCGAGTTCAAGGTCGAGGCCAACGTCGGCGCCCCGCAGGTGGCCTACCGCGAGACCATCCGCCGCAAGGTCGACAAGATCGACTACACGCACAAGAAGCAGACCGGCGGCTCCGGCCAGTTCGCCAAGGTCCAGATGTCCTTCGAGCCGATGGACACCGGCGAGGGCGACCTGTACGAGTTCGTCAACAAGGTCACCGGCGGGCGCATCCCGCGCGAGTACATCCCCAGCGTGGACGCGGGCATCCAGGACGCGCTGCAGAACGGCGTCCTGGCCGGCTACCCGCTCGTGGGCGTCCGGGCGATCCTGCTCGACGGCGCCTACCACGAGGTCGACTCCTCGGAGATGGCCTTCAAGATCGCCGGCTCGATGGTGCTCAAGGAGGGCGTCCGCAAGGCCGACCCCGCGCTGCTCGAGCCGATGATGGACGTCGAGGTGCGTACGCCCGAGGAGTACATGGGCGACGTCATTGGCGACCTGAACTCGCGCCGTGGCATGATCCAGTCGATGGAGGATGCCTCGGGCGTGAAGGTGGTCCGTGCCCTCGTGCCGCTGTCGGAGATGTTCGGCTACGTCGGCGACCTGCGGTCGAAGACCCAGGGCCGCGCGGTGTACTCCATGCAGTTCGACAGCTACTCGGAGGTTCCTCGGAACGTCGCCGAGGAGATCATCAAGAAGACCCGGGGCGAGTGA
- the rpmC gene encoding 50S ribosomal protein L29, giving the protein MAIGTKGMAPADLDQMDDEKLAQELEKAKAELFNLRFSAATGQLEDHGRLKAVRRDIARIYTIVRERELGIRTAPSTEK; this is encoded by the coding sequence ATGGCCATCGGAACCAAGGGCATGGCCCCGGCCGACCTGGACCAGATGGACGACGAGAAGCTGGCCCAGGAGCTGGAGAAGGCCAAGGCCGAGCTGTTCAACCTGCGGTTCTCCGCCGCGACCGGGCAGCTCGAGGACCACGGCCGTCTCAAGGCCGTGCGCCGCGACATCGCCCGCATCTACACGATCGTGCGTGAGCGCGAGCTCGGTATCCGCACCGCGCCGAGCACCGAGAAGTGA
- the rplW gene encoding 50S ribosomal protein L23, protein MSLEASKNPRDIIVKPIVSEKSYNLIDEGKYTFEVDPRSNKTEIKNAVEKIFDVKVASVNTLNRPGKTRRTKFGLGKRKDTKRAIVTLREGTIDIFGEVAG, encoded by the coding sequence GTGAGCCTCGAGGCGAGCAAGAACCCCCGCGACATCATCGTCAAGCCGATCGTGTCGGAGAAGAGCTACAACCTGATCGACGAGGGCAAGTACACCTTCGAGGTGGACCCCCGCTCGAACAAGACCGAGATCAAGAACGCCGTCGAGAAGATCTTCGACGTCAAGGTCGCCTCGGTGAACACCCTGAACCGTCCCGGCAAGACCCGCCGGACGAAGTTCGGCCTCGGTAAGCGCAAGGACACCAAGCGCGCGATCGTCACGCTGCGCGAGGGAACCATCGACATCTTTGGCGAGGTGGCCGGCTGA
- the rpsJ gene encoding 30S ribosomal protein S10 has product MAGQKIRIRLKSYDHEVIDSSARKIVDTVTRAGATVVGPVPLPTEKNVFVVIRSPHKYKDSREHFEMRTHKRLIDIVDPTPKAVDSLMRLDLPADVNIEIKL; this is encoded by the coding sequence ATGGCGGGACAGAAGATCCGCATCCGGCTCAAGTCCTACGACCACGAGGTCATCGACAGCTCGGCGCGCAAGATCGTCGACACGGTGACTCGCGCTGGTGCGACGGTCGTGGGCCCGGTGCCGCTGCCGACGGAGAAGAACGTCTTCGTCGTCATCCGTTCGCCCCACAAGTACAAGGACAGCCGCGAGCACTTCGAGATGCGCACGCACAAGCGGCTCATCGACATCGTCGACCCGACGCCGAAGGCCGTCGACTCGCTCATGCGTCTCGACCTGCCCGCGGACGTCAACATCGAGATCAAGCTCTGA
- the rplX gene encoding 50S ribosomal protein L24, giving the protein MAKIKKGDLVVVIAGRDKGKQGRVLEVQRDADRVVVEGVQRVKKHTKVGQSSRGARTGGIETVEAPIHVSNVMLVDPETKKGTRVGYRTEQVERDGRDRSVRVRVAKRSGKDI; this is encoded by the coding sequence ATGGCGAAGATCAAGAAGGGCGACCTCGTCGTCGTCATCGCCGGCCGCGACAAGGGCAAGCAGGGCCGGGTGCTGGAGGTCCAGCGCGACGCCGACCGCGTCGTCGTCGAGGGCGTCCAGCGCGTGAAGAAGCACACCAAGGTGGGCCAGTCCAGCCGCGGTGCGCGCACCGGCGGCATCGAGACCGTCGAGGCCCCCATCCACGTCAGCAACGTGATGCTGGTCGACCCGGAGACCAAGAAGGGCACCCGGGTGGGCTACCGCACCGAGCAGGTCGAGCGTGACGGCCGCGACCGCAGCGTGCGGGTCCGTGTCGCGAAGCGCTCCGGTAAGGACATCTGA
- the rplV gene encoding 50S ribosomal protein L22, translated as MEAKAQARFVRVTPQKARRVVDVVRGKRAEEAVSVLRFAPQAAAETVRKVVESAIANARVKADQAGEAFDESRLVVVEAYVDEGPTLKRFRPRAQGRASRILKRTSHITVIVGEAETTGAAKKAAGTKGRTR; from the coding sequence ATGGAAGCCAAGGCGCAGGCGCGATTCGTCCGCGTCACGCCTCAGAAGGCGCGCAGGGTCGTGGACGTCGTCCGCGGCAAGCGCGCCGAGGAGGCCGTGAGCGTTCTGCGGTTCGCCCCGCAGGCGGCGGCGGAGACCGTGCGCAAGGTCGTCGAGAGTGCGATCGCCAACGCCCGAGTGAAGGCCGACCAGGCCGGCGAGGCGTTCGACGAGTCCAGGCTCGTCGTCGTCGAGGCCTACGTGGACGAGGGTCCGACCCTCAAGCGGTTCCGTCCGCGGGCCCAGGGCCGGGCCAGCCGCATCCTCAAGCGCACCAGCCACATCACCGTCATCGTCGGCGAGGCTGAGACCACCGGCGCGGCCAAGAAGGCCGCTGGCACGAAGGGGAGGACCCGATAG
- the rplC gene encoding 50S ribosomal protein L3 has translation MTTLSQQAAGRAVTALLGTKLGMTQVWDEAGRLVPVTVVQVGTNVVTQVRTPETDGYSAVQLAFGQIDPRKVTQPLKGHFGKAGVTPRRHVAEIRTTDAAEYSLGQEITAEAFEAGAKVDVVGTTKGKGTAGVMKRHGFHGVGASHGAHRNHRKPGSIGGASTPSRVFKGLKMAGRMGHDRHTTQNLTIHAVVAEKGLLLVAGAVPGPKGGVVLVRTAAKGA, from the coding sequence ATGACTACCCTTTCCCAGCAGGCTGCCGGCCGCGCCGTCACGGCGCTGCTCGGCACGAAGCTCGGCATGACCCAGGTCTGGGACGAGGCCGGCCGCCTCGTGCCGGTCACGGTCGTCCAGGTGGGCACCAACGTCGTGACGCAGGTGCGCACCCCCGAGACCGACGGCTACAGCGCCGTCCAGCTCGCCTTCGGCCAGATCGACCCCCGCAAGGTCACCCAGCCCCTCAAGGGCCACTTCGGCAAGGCCGGGGTCACCCCCCGCCGCCACGTGGCCGAGATCCGCACCACCGACGCCGCCGAGTACTCGCTCGGGCAGGAGATCACCGCCGAGGCCTTCGAGGCCGGCGCGAAGGTCGACGTCGTGGGCACCACCAAGGGCAAGGGCACCGCGGGTGTCATGAAGCGGCACGGCTTCCACGGTGTCGGCGCCTCCCACGGTGCGCACCGCAATCACCGCAAGCCCGGCTCGATCGGTGGCGCCTCGACGCCGTCGCGCGTGTTCAAGGGCCTGAAGATGGCCGGCCGCATGGGCCACGACCGTCACACCACCCAGAACCTCACGATCCACGCCGTCGTCGCCGAGAAGGGTCTCCTGCTCGTCGCGGGCGCCGTTCCCGGCCCCAAGGGTGGCGTCGTCCTGGTCCGTACCGCCGCGAAGGGGGCGTGA
- the rpsS gene encoding 30S ribosomal protein S19: MPRSLKKGPFVDDHLQKKVDVQNEKGTKNVIKTWSRRSVITPDFLGHTFAVHDGRKHVPVFVTESMVGHKLGEFAPTRTFRGHEKDDRKARRR; this comes from the coding sequence ATGCCGCGCAGTCTGAAGAAGGGCCCCTTCGTCGACGACCACCTCCAGAAGAAGGTGGACGTCCAGAACGAGAAGGGCACCAAGAACGTCATCAAGACCTGGTCCCGCCGGTCGGTCATCACGCCCGACTTCCTGGGTCACACCTTTGCGGTGCACGACGGCCGCAAGCACGTCCCGGTCTTCGTCACCGAGTCGATGGTCGGCCACAAGCTCGGGGAGTTCGCCCCGACCCGCACCTTCCGCGGGCACGAGAAGGACGACCGCAAGGCCCGCCGCCGCTGA